The Candidatus Acidiferrales bacterium genomic sequence GCGCTTCGGCTTCGGCAAGCGCTTTGGCGAGCCTGAGCGCTTCCGCTTTCCGGCCCCCATCGGCGAGGCAAAGGTTTATCTCGCCGCGCAGGACGAAGTCGGGACGCTGCCGCACTTCATTCCGATGCAAGAGATGGACGTAAAAATCGGCGGAAACGAAATCGAACGGCTGCGGCGATGGTATCGCCAGGGAAAGCTCCACCGGTCGCGCGGCCTGGTGGCGAAGCGTTTTCCCAAGACGCCGACGCCGCGGCAGGTGGCGCGGCTGATCCGCCGGGGAATTCTCTCCAATGCTCGCTTGGCAGCGGCGGTGCTGGTGGAAGGCGTGAAGGCGGAGCAGCCGCTGCGGATTCGCTGGCTGTGCACGTTCCCCACGCTTTACCAGATCCGCCTCAAGGGTCTCTATGCATCGCCGATTGCCTATGCCACAGCCCATACCGCGGCGCTTTTCGTCAAATATTTTCCGCGCGACCTCTGGGGCGTACACCCTCCCGAGGCACTGCCCGCCGAATTGCGCGCGACGATTCTGGGAGACGTGAAAGCTCGTGGATTACAGGTCGAGTCCAAGATCACCAAACTGCCCAAGCCGGAAGAGGAAGAGTTCTGAATCAGGCTGAGGCGGCAAGCCAAGTCTGGATCCTCCCCACCCTTTGCTCCCTCGACTACGCTCGGGACAAGTTTCGCAGAGGATGGGGCACCCACACCTCTCTCTGACCACGTCCTCTGTTTCCCCTCAAGCCGAGACCGAACTACAGGTGGATTTACTCGATTCGTTCAAAGATACCGGCTGCGCCCATGCCGCCGCCGACGCACATCGTGACCATGCCATAGCGAGCCCGCCGCGGCGGGCGGCGTTCGAGTTCGCCCAACAACGTGGCGGTCAATTTGGCGCCGGTGCAACCGAGGGGATGACCGAGAGCCACTGCCCCGCCATTGGGGTTCACCCGCGCCGGGTCGAGTCCGGCTACCTTAATCACGGAGAGCGCCTGCGCGGCAAAGGCTTCATTCAGTTCGATCACCGCGATATCGGAGAGCTTGAGGCCGGCCAGCTTGAGCGCCTTAGGTATGGCGACCACCGGCCCCACGCCCATTTCCTCCGGCGCGACGCCGCCGGTCGCAAAGGCGAGAAATTTGGCCATCGGTTTCGCGCCCAGCGCCCGCGCCCGATCTGCCGACATCACCACCGCCGCCGCCGCTCCATCGCTCATTTGCGAACTATTGCCGGCAGTGATGCTGCCTTCGGCGGAAAATGCCGGCTTGAGCTTGGCCAGCGCATCGAGCGAAGTATCGGCCCGGGGACCTTCGTCGGTTGCGAATTTCAGCGTTTGCGTCTGGCGCTTGCCCTTTTCGTCCACCCAAACGTTGGTCACGTCGAGCGGGATGATTTCGTTCTGGAATTTGGACTCGGCGATGGCTTTGACCGCCTTCCGGTGACTCGCCAGGGAAAAAGCGTCCTGTTCGTCCCGGCTGATGCCATATTTTTGGGCGATGAGTTCGGCGGTGACGCCCATCGAAAGATAGGAATCGGGATAATTTTCGATGAGCCAGGGGTTGGGAGAAATCTTGTGGCCACCCATGGGGACAAGGCTCATGGATTCGGTGCCGCCGGCAACAATTACGTCGGCAAAGCCGGCGAGGATGCGCTCGGCGGCCATGGCGATTGATTGGAGGCCGGAGGAGCAAAAACGGTTGATGGTCATGGCCGAGATGGAATTGGGCAGCCCGGCTCGCAAGGCGGCGATGCGGGCGACATTCATTCCTTGCTCCGCCTCCGGCATGGCGCAGCCGAGGATGATGTCTTCCACCTCCTCCGCCTTCAAGCCCGGCACGCGCGCGATCGCTTCCCGGATCACCACCGCCGCCATATCATCCGGGCGCATGGCGCGGAGAGTCCCTTTATATGCCTTGCCCACCGCCGTTCGCACGGCACTGACGATCACCGCTTCTCTCATGACTCGCCCCTCTTCACGTCTATCGAAATTCGAAACTCGTCATTCGTTTGGATCTCCCCACTCTTGCTTCGCCCCGATATAGTCGGGATAAACTCCGGATGGGGCACCCAGCTAAACAAACACCCTCGAAGTATATTGGATGCAAGAGCGGGCAAAAAGCAAGGAATCCAGACCGCGCGGAAAAGGCGGCACCGGACTATGAACCCACCAGGGCAACAGACGAACTTGTTTATTTTTTGTGGCGAAGCTATTTTGTGGCGAATCTTTTTTCTGACGATTCTAGCGGACACTCTGGCGTAGAATACCGAAGGTCAGCCGCGCGAAAGGAAGGCACGGAGGATGCACCGATTCATTTTCCACAATGACCGCATTCTTCCCCTGGAAAGAGTGCGGCTTTCTCCAGGCCAGGCCGGGCTTTTGAACGGGTGGGGCCTCTTCAGCACGCTGCGGATCTACGACGGTTATCCCTTCGCCTTCGAGCGGCACTGGCAGCGCCTGGTTTCTGACGCCTCTCGCATCGAGCTTCCGTTGACCTTCGACCCGGAGTCGGTATGGAACGAGCTTTTAGGTCTGGTGCGAGCGAACCAGGTGAAAAGCGGCGTGGCCCGGATCTACTTTACGTTCAACCGCGTTGGCTACTGGTGCAGCGATGAACCATTCCCGCCGGTTGACTGGATCATGTACACCGCCGACCTGCCTGCCCGCGAGACGATCGCCCGGCTAGCCCTGATGGAGCACGGCCGTTATTCGGCATCGCCGTTGAGCGGGACCAAGGTTACTTCGTGGCTCAGCAACGTCTGGAGCTTGCAGCAGGCTCAAAACCGCGGTTTCGATGAAATCATCCTTTTGAACGAGCGAGCCGAGGTGACCGAGTGCACATCGGCCAACGTATTCTGCGTTCGCTCCGGCAAGGTCTCTACACCGCCACTCTCGTCGGGTTGCCTGGCCGGCGTCACCCGGGCGATTCTTTTGGAAATGGCGAGCAGCGTCGGGGTGACCGTGGAAGAATCGGTTTTGACACGGCAAGATCTGTGGGCTGCTGATGAGGTCTTCCTTACCTCTACGACGCGCGAGGTTTGTCCGGTGAAGGAGATCGAGGAGCACAAAGTGCCAGTCGTTGGGGGCGAGGTCAGTTCCCGCCTGAAAAAAGCTTTCTCGGCCTATGTAGCTGAGGAGATCGCCCGCTGCGCCCGAATGGGGCAAACCCAAAGGATTAGAACCTAGCAAACAACAAGGGTAGCCAGGACGACCGAAGTTCCGAGTTTCGTCCCGAAGCTTCGGGACGAAAAACGAAATTGGCTCCCGACACTTCCGTGCCAAGACGAACAGGAGGGCGTGGTTATGGGAAAGAAGCTTCGCGTAATTCAATACGGCGTCGGCCCCATTGGTGCCAGCATCGTTCGGCTAATGTTGGAAAAGCCGGGCATAGAAATCGTGGGCGCGCTGGACGTGGATCCAGCCAAGGTAGGAAAAGACCTGGGTGAGGTGGCCGAGGCGGGTCGCGAGACGGGAATCCGCGTCTCGGACCGGCCGGAAGTGGTCTTGAAGACTTCCGCCGATGTTGTCGTCCATTCGACATCTTCCTACCTGACCGATGTGGCCGAACAACTTTTTGGCTGCCTGGAACAAGGCCTGAACGTGATTTCGACCTGTGAGGAGCTGGCCTATCCCTTCCGCAAACACCCGAAGCTGAGCGAACAGTTGGACCGCATGGCGCGCGGGCGCGGGGTGGCGATCCTGGGAACGGGGGTGAACCCGGGCTTTGTCATGGACAAGCTGGTGCTGACCCTGGCGACGGCTTGCCAACGAGTTTTCTCCGTCAGCGTAAAACGAACGGTCAATGCATCCGAACGAAGGCTCCCACTCCAAAAAAAGGTCGGTGCCGGGCTTACCGCCGAAGAATTTCGTTCGCAGGTGGAGGCCGGCCGGATCAAGCATCACGGCCTGCCTGAATCTGCCGCGATGCTTGCCGACTCCCTCGGCCTCAGCGTTGACAACATCACCGAGACGATCGAGCCGGTCCTCGCAACCGACACCGTTCGCACACCCTTCCTCGAGGTGCCAGCAGGGCGAGTGGCGGGCGTCCGTCAGGTGGCTCGAGGCCTGAGTGCCGGCGAGGCAATGGTTTCCCTCGAATTGCAGATGTACGTGGGCGCCAGGGATCCAGCGGACGAGGTCGCCATCCACGGCGTGCCTGACCTGAGTTTCAAGATCCCTGGGGGAACGCACGGCGATCTGGCCACCGCGGCAGTGGTGGTCAACTGTCTGCCTGCATTGCTCGAAGCCAAACCCGGTTTGCGCACCTCGCGCGACATCCCCATGTGTTTCTTCCCAGGTGTCCTGGAAACGCGAACGACCACGGCGTAGGAGGCCTGACTTCAATTGAGTGAACCTCACCCTTCTCGCCAAGAACACGAGAAGGATGGGGGCTTCTTAGTTTCTGAGCGGCTTGCCTGTCTTGAGCGTGAATTGGATGCGCTCGAGCGTTTTTCGTTCACCGCAGAGGCTCAGGAAAGCCTCCCGCTCGAGGTCCAAAACATATTGCTCGCTGACGGTCTGTGGCGCGGAGAGGGGCCCTCCCGCCAGGACGTGGGCGAGTTTTCCGGCCACAACGGCATCATGGTCAGTAGCGTAGCCGGCGCGCTTCATGATGTGCGCCGCCAGTTTCATGAGCGATAGGGCCGATTGGCCAAGAACTTTGATTTCAGCGGGCACCGGAGGGCGCCAGCCAGCTTCGTCCAGCTCGATGGCGGTCTGCTTGGCGTCGGCGATGAGCCGCTCCGCATTCATCGAAACCCTGTCGGTGGGGCGAAGGTAGCCGAAGGCTTTTGCCTCTTCGGCGCTCGTCGCTACTTTGCCCAGGGCCATTTGCTCGAAGACCTCTTTAAGGGCATGCCCCAGGTCAAGCTCTTCCCCGCTCGCGGCGCGTTCATTCGCCCGGATCAGCATCTCCTTGCAGCCGCCCCCGGCAGGAATCAGGCCCACGCCTGCTTCGACCAGGCCGATGTAGCACTCGGCGGCGGCATGAATGCGGGCGGCATGCAGCGGCGTCTCGCAGCCGCCGCCGAGCGACATCCCGAAGGGTGCGGCGACAACCGGCCGGGGCGCGTACTTGATGGCCATGTTCACGCCCTGGAAGGATCGCACGGCAAGGTCTATTTCTTCCCAGTCGCCTTCCTGGGCGGCGACGAGCAAGAGCATGAGGTTGGCGCCGACGGAGAAGTTCGCCGCCTGGTTCCCGATGACCAGCCCGCGGAAATCTTCTTTCAACTTTTTAAGACCGGCGTGCAGAATATGAACAATGTCCGCGCCGATGGCGTTCATCTTGGAGTGATACTCGACGCACGCCACCCCATCGCCCAGGTTGACCAGACTGGCGCCGGCATTGCGCTGGATGACCGCCCCCGGTTTCTCTTTAAGGTGTTTGAGAACAAGAATGCCCGGGCGCTCTTCGAGCCGGCGGTGCCGGTCGGCAACGAGATCAAAAAAGGTTCGGCTGCCGCACTCGCTGCGATAGAAACTTTTTGCGCCGCTTGAAAGCAACTGCTCGACGACCGGCGGGATGGTTCCTCCCTCGCGCCGGATGCGCTCGGCGGTCAGCTCGACGCCCAGCGCGTCCCACATCTC encodes the following:
- a CDS encoding saccharopine dehydrogenase NADP-binding domain-containing protein — translated: MRIFVLGAGATGSLLAELLARQGHTVWCGDKDPERARRFLGKKSPIPVYEVNARNLWAIVRAGRGCHLLVNASPAVFNEIVLRGALRLRAHYLDMATHLSRYPFKAEQLRWHNRFLEKRRTALINAGVAPGLTNLLVKRSAEMCDRVERVQVRLYESTESEDPISTWSHEAAYDEATSRPRVYREGRFGFGKRFGEPERFRFPAPIGEAKVYLAAQDEVGTLPHFIPMQEMDVKIGGNEIERLRRWYRQGKLHRSRGLVAKRFPKTPTPRQVARLIRRGILSNARLAAAVLVEGVKAEQPLRIRWLCTFPTLYQIRLKGLYASPIAYATAHTAALFVKYFPRDLWGVHPPEALPAELRATILGDVKARGLQVESKITKLPKPEEEEF
- a CDS encoding acetyl-CoA C-acyltransferase; protein product: MREAVIVSAVRTAVGKAYKGTLRAMRPDDMAAVVIREAIARVPGLKAEEVEDIILGCAMPEAEQGMNVARIAALRAGLPNSISAMTINRFCSSGLQSIAMAAERILAGFADVIVAGGTESMSLVPMGGHKISPNPWLIENYPDSYLSMGVTAELIAQKYGISRDEQDAFSLASHRKAVKAIAESKFQNEIIPLDVTNVWVDEKGKRQTQTLKFATDEGPRADTSLDALAKLKPAFSAEGSITAGNSSQMSDGAAAAVVMSADRARALGAKPMAKFLAFATGGVAPEEMGVGPVVAIPKALKLAGLKLSDIAVIELNEAFAAQALSVIKVAGLDPARVNPNGGAVALGHPLGCTGAKLTATLLGELERRPPRRARYGMVTMCVGGGMGAAGIFERIE
- a CDS encoding aminotransferase class IV produces the protein MHRFIFHNDRILPLERVRLSPGQAGLLNGWGLFSTLRIYDGYPFAFERHWQRLVSDASRIELPLTFDPESVWNELLGLVRANQVKSGVARIYFTFNRVGYWCSDEPFPPVDWIMYTADLPARETIARLALMEHGRYSASPLSGTKVTSWLSNVWSLQQAQNRGFDEIILLNERAEVTECTSANVFCVRSGKVSTPPLSSGCLAGVTRAILLEMASSVGVTVEESVLTRQDLWAADEVFLTSTTREVCPVKEIEEHKVPVVGGEVSSRLKKAFSAYVAEEIARCARMGQTQRIRT